The Medicago truncatula cultivar Jemalong A17 chromosome 7, MtrunA17r5.0-ANR, whole genome shotgun sequence genome includes the window tatatgaatttgttgatatttttttaattgaacttatttaacttttttttaaacaaataaacgATATCCATTTAAATTGAACTTATTTAACTTGACTGCCACTAACGCACTTGTATGTCTGTTTTATATATAGAAAtggaataaataatttttattttattttcattgaaaagaatttttttgtctGAGCAATTACTgaaaacatattatttattcaaaatggTATACATATATGAAacggaaaaaaataatgataaacatGTATATGGTTCTATAGAAAGAGccaattgtttttcaaaaaacaaaattatcgAAAATAGGAGAGAGTTcgtcgtttaaaaaaaaaaatagaaagtagTGCAACCAAATGGAGCGTTGTTACTTTTCTACTCAATAAcgtgggttttttttttaagtgggaaattattttattttataaaaaatgataaacatagtaaaataatattaaaggtTAAAATTCGACGAAAATGTAAGAAGCTATAAACTACTTAAAATAACATCTCAACCATTGAAAATGTAAGAAGCTATAAACTACTTAAAATAAGgttgtgttttattttgaagaaacaagtttataagctattttaataagctataagctagtttaTAGACATTACCAAACACAACCTTAGACTTTGCTTGCGAGTTTGGAGAGGTTCCAATAAAATGTTTTGGCATGGGCTTGATAATTTTTAGTTTAGTCACATAggcccattaaaaaaaataacattaacctATATAATGTGGGGTCCCAATTTTTGTAGAATGTTTAAAACCAAAAAGTTAGCAAAAGGTTATAGGTAATCCATCTCAACCattgaatatatttattaatatatctaTGGTCAAAACAACAcctttcccatggtggaaaatGATTCACCTTTCTCATCTTAAATGGCACCTAATCTCAACTGCGAAGGGTAATGTTCGAAGCACATTGTGGAACCagtaaaaacatctctagaatCGTGAACTCATGTTGAAAAAAAGGAATAACCTACGGCTTGAAATAGTGTGCAACATTAACATTGCATTTTAAAAAAGCCAACTCTATGTTGTATCCAAAGAATATCATGTACATTACGCCGTGCAATCTTCGACTTGATGATGCAGCGTCGATGCATTTTAAAGGCTAACTTACTTGTTTTGGCCTCATTTTTGAGCTCATAGAGTTATCCACCAAGGGTTCAAAAATATTGTAATTCCACACCTTATCATTCTTCCGGTTCACCCAGATACTCTGAAGTCTAAAGTGACCATATCAAATTCCGGTTCACCCAAATACTCTAAAGTTTAAAGTGACCATATCAAACTTACCTTTGGTCGACCCTTTTACTATTCTAGCCGTGGCCATATTAAACTCCCAAGGGTGGTACATTTAATGTCCGAGTTGCTCGAAACAATTTTCCGTTCTGCCAAAAAAAAGTTGAGTTTTTCCTTAAATGTAGTATTTTATCCCAAAAAACTTGTGAGGTTGgtgaaaaaaaaagattatttgaaataaaatgagcTTTTTTGTTGGACTTGTGAGGGCAAGTGAGGTGCGAAGGcatgtatttttcttcttctaagtTGGTTGGCCTTAGACCACCGTTTGCAGAGAGGCAATcatttatcttcttcttttagattttaaaatataCCTACAAATATTAAATTAGGGTCCGTTtgaattaacttatttttgagcttatgagaTGTTAAATAGTCCCATATAGGATATGATCCTGACTCATCATAATCTCTTTTCTCGGTATCCCTTAAAGTTGAAAGATTTTTCTTGACAACTGTTTTAGAATTGGATTCTGACTAGCAATAATCTCTTTTCTTGGATTATAGTTGACCTTGGGtatttttttgtctaatatATTTTGCAGTGAGTCTGAAATGAATTTTACCTTCAAATTTAACGAGTCTGCTTATTATTTAGTTGGATTTGGGTTAGGTTTCATATTTGTCTGATAAATTGTTGTGTGATCCTTGTGGAGAGATCCCATAATGCTAGCATCTTCTTGGGAGCCAGAGACATTTGTACTCTTATTGGTGGGTATTATTAAATCCCCCTCTTGGAGCTGGTTCTtaagacaactttttttttttaaggcttaAAGATAAAATTCTGATCACACAATGTGTGATCATGAACTCATTTTGTGTTGGTATTTGACATTGATAGTGTGTGTAAATATCGTGAATTTGTCTGAGCTTAGTTGGTTGCGGGTCTGCTCACAACCTTTCTCCTATTCGGCTACATTGGTTGTTTATGTTTGGTGGTTAGTTTCTATTATTTTGgtattgttttagttttttgctTTGATCTTTTTACAGTTGGGAAGGAAGGATTTTTTGTTCCATGTTGGGTTGGCTTGTACTTCTTGTGCTCATTTTGTATATCTGTCTGTTTCTTTTGAGAATTTTctcctttttatatatattttccattTGAAACTTTGGGccagataaataaaaaagtattggGCCAAAGTGTGAACACTAGAAACCCTAATAAGCTTAACCCGGAAAGCCTCGGGTATAATAAAACCCTAAAATCTCCCGTCGTTTCTGAGAGTGTTGGCAGAATCCTGCGTTTGTGTTGCCGTGAAGATGGTGAAGGGACGTCAAGGAGAGCGTGTCAGGTACTCTTCGTTTCATCTTATACCTGTagttttgatccctttcttttctgcaattgattttgtttgtattttcatcatcatcattatcgtATATGTGTTTGATGTTTTGTAATTATCAATTTATTCAGCTATAGCTACTGTTAGTAATTTGATGATGCCTACTATCATCTAAAAATATCTGATTTGGAGAAATTAgcatacattgaataatttcatttttagtttaTAGAGTAAATgcataattgaaaaaaacatGTAGATCAATTTTAAAAGTACCAAATTGGTTCTGTAAAATCTCAAATATTGGTCAATATAgttgattttatgataatgTATGATAACATTTTAGTCTGATTGTTTTGATCTTTGACCGACACTTATATTTTGTGGTaccaatttgaaaattttcatgtttttctccCGTTTGTGTAGTTACTCTATTTTATCTGAGACCAACACTATGCGTATTTACTCTGTTTTTGCCATATAATAatctaatattatatttttgtttaatttgtatTAGGCTTTACGTGAGGGGTACAATCCTTGGATACAAAAGGTAAACTTTTTCTTGCCCTTTGTAACTTTTTCCgaattttatgtgttttaatttatgtttggtttGTAAAAACTTTAATGTCTGGTTAGATGCTTTGGCTTAATACTTACTGTtttatgctgtttttttttagatCCAAAGTAAACCAGTACCCAAACACATCTCTGGTCCAAATTGAAGGAGTGAACACCAAGGAAGAGGTAGCTTGGTATGCCGgtaagaaaatgacatatatcTATAAGGCCAAGGTGAAGAAGAATGGAACCCATTACCGCTGCATATGGGGCAAGGTTACAAGGCCACATGGTAACAGTGGTATTGTTCGTGCCAAATTCAAGTCAAATCTTCCCCCCAAATCAAtggtaataattttaaaatggtttttttaatcatcatttgggttttataattttatcttaaCCTTTTTGTGTTTGGATTAATTTTAGGGTTCCCGCGTAAGAGTATTTATGTACCCAAGCAACATATGAGGTAAACTCTTGCCTAGATGCTTTTTGAATTGTTTGTCCTTTTCTTTTTGGCTTCTTTCGATGAAACATTATTGAACTTCCTCTTGTGTTTTCCAAGCATTTTCTCATTTGATGGGGCACCTGTTTGAAACTTCTGACCTGTTTACGTGCttacatattttacaaatatgGATGAATCAATTAACTTATGTATAAATCAAACTTGCTAGTTTAATAACAATAGTCTGAAAACAGAGAATCAGTCGACATCAATTCTTGTTGTTGACATTTAATATAGTGCTGCCCTTTGTTTTATCATGATTCACGAGGTTCTTATGCTCTAGAGTTATGTGGTCTTTGTACTTGCACATGCTATCTAACTCTGTTGTCAATAGCGGCCGAACGCGGCGCGGAGCGGCCAAAAACAACAAAGCGCGGCACAGTGCTCCAACGCGGAGGGGCACAATTGCGGGCAAAAGCGGGCGCGATGCGGCCGCTTTTGACAACCCTGTGTAAAATACTAGATTTCCCTTCATTTAAAACCATTTTAAGggtcatttttgtaattttcaaaacccTAACTATTACTCTTCTCCACCAGAACCAAATACACAGCCACAAACTCAACTTCTTCATcgtaccaacaaaaaaaatccatctCCTCGTCTCATCATCTCAGAATCCATCTTTGTTCTCCTCTCTTCATCTCTTGATTTCagaatttgttaatttgtcaaTTTGTTAATTGGGAGGAAGAACTTGTTAATTGTTAATGTTTTGCAGTTTTGTTACTTTAAGTTTTAGAGGCTTAAAGTGTCAGTTTCCTtgaattttattagtattttttgcaaatatgttttatgttttgcttAAGACTTGtgacttttatttcaaattaggaatacttcatgaattttgagtaatgtttaaggtattttagtaatttttttatgtattttaatattaaatatattagtgtccGCGTAACCGAAATAGCGCCCGCACCCTGCGCCGCGTCAATTTTTGGGGTGGCCGCGCAGCGCTGCATTTCTGCTTTGACAACAGAGCTATCTAATATGAGATATTAGATAGTTCTAATATGAGAACTAAATCATGGTAAATGTAATGGTGCCTATCCGATCTGTGATAGCATAGTTTATGGTTTTGAAATCTATCTGTAGATTACAACTTACTTTTGTCTATGATAACCATTTAAGttctattctaatattttttttttagtgtttttaattttgcaattttatAAATAGGGCCTCTTCTCTTGTATAGCAGCATGCATGGTTTTGGGTTGTTTACTTTGTCTTAATgttcgatttttttttgttgcagatTCAGGTGATAAGGTCAGTAAAGTTGCGGGATGACTTTTAGTAGCCTCAAggaat containing:
- the LOC120576893 gene encoding 60S ribosomal protein L35a-1, with product MVKGRQGERVRLYVRGTILGYKRSKVNQYPNTSLVQIEGVNTKEEVAWYAGKKMTYIYKAKVKKNGTHYRCIWGKVTRPHGNSGIVRAKFKSNLPPKSMGSRVRVFMYPSNI